One window of Micromonas commoda chromosome 1, complete sequence genomic DNA carries:
- a CDS encoding predicted protein yields MPDGWESREVLEPANDDGTRTFDDEGDLEVLRTWRAMCPELQGRWPEAAQPEDWRGVKWENGRVVELELEGFGLIGALPAEIGRLNALSTLNLTSNKLRSLPAEIGQLTSLRRLELSSNQLTSVPAEIGLLTSLRQLHLICNQLTSVPAEIGQLTSLKELSLAGTELRSLPAEIWQLTSLEVLELQNNHLTSVPAEIGQLTSLRELHLGGNWRLTSVPAEIGQLTSLQVLDLSRNQLTSAPAEIGQLASLTELFLHDNQFTSVPAEIGQLTSLRELRLGGNQLTSVPSEIGQLTSLKELWLFDNRLTSVPAEMGQLTSLKKLYLRDNLLTSVPTVVRELRAAGCTVGW; encoded by the coding sequence ATGCCCGACGGGTGGGAGAGTCGCGAGGTTCTGGAGCCGGCGAACGATGACGGGACGCGAAcattcgacgacgagggtgacCTCGAAGTGCTCCGGACATGGCGTGCGATGTGCCCTGAACTGCAGGGAAGGTGGCCGGAGGCTGCGCAACCGGAGGATTGGCGAGGTGTAAAGTGGGAAAACGGCCGGGTGGTGGAGCTCGAGTTGGAAGGGTTTGGCTTGATTGGAGCCTTGCCGGCTGAGATTGGGCGCCTGAATGCGTTATCGACGTTGAATCTCACGTCCAACAAGCTGAGGAGtttgccggcggagatcggacagctcacgtcgctgaggaGGTTGGAACTCAGCagcaatcagctgacgagcgtgcctgcggagatcgggctgctcacgtcgctgaggcAGCTGCACCTCATCtgcaatcagctgacgagcgtgccggcggagatcgggcagctcacgtcgctgaaggAGTTGTCCCTCGCTGGCACTGAGCTGAGGAGTTTGCCGGCTGAGATctggcagctcacgtcgctggaggtGTTGGAGCTCCAGAACAATCAtttgacgagcgtgccggcggagatcgggcagctcacgtcgctgagggagttgcacctcggcggcaattggcggctgacgagcgtgccggcggagatcggacagctcacgtcgctgcaGGTGTTGGACCTCAGccgcaatcagctgacgagcgcgccggcggagatcgggcagctcgcgtcgctgacggAGTTGTTCCTCCACGACAACCAGTTtacgagcgtgccggcggagatcggacagctcacgtcgctgagggagttgcgcctcggcggcaatcagctgacgagcgtgccgtcggagattgggcagctcacgtcgctgaaggAGTTGTGGCTTTTCGAcaatcggctgacgagcgtgccggcggagatggggcagctcacgtcgctgaagaAGTTGTACCTCCGCGATAACCTGCTGACGAGTGTGCCGACTGTGGTACGCGAGCTTAGAGCGGCGGGCTGCACTGTGGGATGGTAG
- a CDS encoding predicted protein: MASTDVARVVPSQTSPAPAKLVKWSDRPFGCVVIVGWVVVAFILQEFCVTRRVDWPAGADGDRRDGAWITIASWRIASVVLAAGTCLGLALVHFTDPGVVPPNTRGVEPDVAEYLATNRPIYVKPANHLPDGSSSDAGHGEEATTKTRPPSQSTTEPTIDLVLRYAKDWRGQPIRTIIPARLLHHEDPEGPCLFDGRTPEFDPRVCLLTLLASLIYLIQYCVTCDVWRPPRTSHCRLCGYCMERFDHHCPVLGTCIAARNMRWFAGFLLYAGLACSAYAAAAVARVSQLCTAGDCVKTWELWVLLVYALFLAWGGLTLAPFGVSTLVWLACVDVTTKERLGAKPPGVVRLAHGRSGLGGVGHEPERNGCCNGRERRGESGETERDKGDDSSEDGDADDEWFGAGFQSPHPDVLRWAERHGGVRGGGGRGCRDILCQPVRLRPYYDKHDVAAAMKPVVVMTR; encoded by the exons ATGGCCTccaccgacgtcgcgcgcgtcgtcccctcGCAAACATCCCCAGCCCCCGCCAAGCTCGTCAAGTGGTCCGACCGGCCCTTCGGatgcgtcgtcatcgtcgggtgggtcgtcgtcgccttcaTCCTCCAGGAATTTTGCGTcacgcggcgcgtcgactggcccgccggcgccgacggtgatcgtcgcgacggcgcctgGATCACGATCGCGTCGTGGCGCATCGCatccgtcgtcctcgccgccgggacgtgCCTCGGTCTGGCGCTCGTGCACTTCACCGACCCGGGGGTGGTGCCGCCCAacacgcgcggcgtcgaaccggacgtcgccgagtaCCTCGCAACCAATCGACCGATCTACGTCAAGCCGGCGAATCACCTTCCCGACGGTTCATCTTCCGACGCCGgccacggcgaggaggcgacgacgaagacgagacCCCCATCGCagtcgacgacggagccgacgATCGACCTCGTCCTGCGGTACGCGAAAGACTGGCGAGGCCAACCCATCCGCACGATCATCCCCGCCAGGCTCCTCCACCACGAAGATCCCGAGGGGCCGTGTCTGTTCGACGGCCGAACGCCGGAGTTCGACCCGCG TGTTTGCTTATTAACGTTACTTGCATCTCTCATATATCTCATACAGTACTGCGTCACGTGCGACGTGTGGCGGCCGCCGAGAACCTCGCACTGTCGTCTGTGCGGGTACTGCATGGAACGGTTCGACCATCACTGCCCCGTGCTCGGGACgtgcatcgcggcgaggaacatGCGATGGTTCGCGGGCTTTCTCCTGTACGCCGGG CTGGCGTgctccgcgtacgccgccgccgccgtcgctcgcgtctcACAGCTGTGCACCGCCGGCGACTGCGTGAAGACGTGGGAGCTGTGGGTCCTCTTGGTGTACGCGTTGTTTCTGGCTTGGGGAGGATTAACGCTGGCGCCGTTTGGAGTTTCCACTTTGGTTTGGCTGGCGTGCGTGGACGTGACGACGAAGGAACGACTGGGAGCCAAGCCCCCTGGTGTGGTTCGACTGGCACACGGAAGAAGTGGGCTCGGGGGGGTTGGTCACGAACCCGAACGAAACGGTTGTTGTAACGgtcgcgaacggcgaggaGAGTCCGGCGAGACTGAGAGGGACAAGGGGGACGATTCGAGCGAAGACGGGGACGCGGATGACGAGTG GTTCGGCGCCGGTTTTCAATCCCCGCACCCTGATGTGCTCCGGTGGGCGGAGCGCCACGGCGGGGTGAGGGGTGGGGGGGGAAGGGGATGTCGGGATATCCTGTGCCAGCCGGTGCGTCTGCGACCGTACTACGACaagcacgacgtcgcggcggcgatgaaacCCGTCGTCGTGATGACCCGATGA